In the Candidatus Paceibacterota bacterium genome, one interval contains:
- a CDS encoding tetratricopeptide repeat protein produces MRRPATNANPAPMQGKLPVGPAARIPAWLPALLLVLATVLAYLPVRQAGFIWDDDAYVTKNAMLTAPDGLRQIWFSAHRQSQYFPLAYTTLRIERGLWGLNPLGYHAVNVLLHVINALLLWRLLRRLVVPGAWLAAAIFALHPVQVESVAWVTELKNVQSTLFYLLAVLAWVRFGQKPAAPRWSFYWLALLFHALALLSKTTACTLPAALLLVLWWRGESVGWRRVVQVLPFLLLGAGMGVVSVWWENHLGNYLADTGVNLSLVDRLLVATRAVWFYAAKVFWPVNLAFSYPRWEIDARAPLQYLGLAGCVAFALLFWWRRRVVGRGVVAGVVFFVAALSPLLGFIPLYTFRFSFVADHYQYLACAGLIIPAAALITGRLAKERKTRVVWLGLSGGLLLALGLLTWKRAHIYADEKRLWEDTLAKNPTSWMAHCNLAYTSMHAGRADEAIPRFQEALRLKPGDAEIRNNLGNALFINGQTDEAIRQFQETLRLKPDYADAHYNLGNALVKKGETGAAIRQFEEAIRLQPDHAQAHNNLANAFARTDRTGEAIGHYQKALGFKPDYAEACCNLGIILLKEARVDEAIRHLQASIRIKPDYVVARYNLGNALARQGRLDEAVGEFQAVLSLQPHHADARKRLEMAMAALAAIPRQPAAATNR; encoded by the coding sequence ATGCGCCGTCCTGCAACCAACGCCAACCCGGCGCCGATGCAAGGTAAGCTCCCTGTCGGGCCGGCTGCGCGCATCCCCGCGTGGCTGCCTGCCCTGCTGCTGGTGCTGGCCACAGTCCTGGCATACCTGCCGGTCAGACAGGCCGGCTTCATCTGGGATGACGACGCTTATGTGACAAAGAACGCCATGCTCACGGCGCCGGACGGATTGCGGCAGATCTGGTTTTCGGCGCATCGGCAGTCACAGTACTTTCCGCTGGCTTACACCACCCTCAGGATCGAGCGCGGACTGTGGGGCTTGAACCCGCTGGGCTACCATGCCGTCAACGTGCTGCTGCACGTTATCAACGCATTGTTGCTGTGGCGCCTGCTGCGGCGGTTGGTGGTGCCGGGTGCGTGGCTGGCGGCAGCGATCTTCGCCTTGCATCCCGTGCAGGTGGAAAGCGTGGCCTGGGTCACGGAATTGAAGAACGTGCAATCCACGCTGTTCTATCTGTTGGCGGTTTTGGCGTGGGTTAGATTCGGCCAGAAACCGGCGGCGCCCCGGTGGAGCTTCTACTGGCTGGCGCTGCTGTTCCACGCCCTGGCCTTGCTCAGCAAGACGACGGCCTGCACGCTGCCAGCCGCCTTGCTGCTGGTCTTGTGGTGGCGCGGCGAGTCCGTCGGCTGGCGGCGGGTGGTTCAAGTCCTGCCATTTCTGTTGCTGGGGGCGGGGATGGGGGTGGTGTCCGTGTGGTGGGAGAACCACCTTGGCAACTACTTGGCGGATACCGGGGTGAATCTCAGCCTGGTGGACAGGCTCTTGGTTGCCACCCGCGCGGTCTGGTTCTATGCGGCGAAAGTGTTCTGGCCGGTGAATCTCGCCTTCAGTTATCCCCGGTGGGAGATAGACGCGCGCGCCCCGCTGCAGTACCTCGGCCTTGCCGGATGTGTGGCTTTTGCCCTGCTGTTCTGGTGGCGTCGCCGCGTCGTTGGCCGGGGAGTCGTCGCCGGGGTGGTCTTCTTCGTTGCCGCCCTCTCGCCGCTGCTGGGGTTCATTCCCCTCTACACTTTCCGTTTCTCGTTCGTGGCGGACCATTACCAGTACCTGGCCTGCGCGGGCTTGATCATCCCTGCCGCGGCCCTCATCACTGGCCGCCTGGCCAAAGAGCGGAAGACGCGTGTCGTCTGGCTCGGCCTTTCAGGGGGACTGCTGTTGGCTCTGGGACTGCTGACCTGGAAACGGGCTCACATCTACGCGGACGAAAAGAGGTTGTGGGAGGATACGCTCGCGAAGAACCCCACTTCTTGGATGGCTCACTGCAATCTCGCCTACACCTCCATGCACGCAGGGCGGGCCGACGAGGCGATCCCCCGGTTCCAAGAGGCCCTCCGCCTTAAGCCAGGTGACGCCGAGATCCGCAACAACCTCGGAAATGCGCTTTTCATCAATGGGCAAACCGACGAGGCGATCCGCCAATTCCAGGAGACCCTCCGCCTCAAGCCGGACTACGCCGACGCACACTACAACCTCGGCAACGCCCTCGTGAAGAAAGGGGAAACGGGCGCGGCGATCCGCCAATTTGAGGAAGCGATCCGCCTCCAACCGGACCACGCCCAGGCTCATAACAACCTTGCCAACGCGTTTGCCAGAACGGACCGGACCGGTGAAGCAATTGGCCATTACCAGAAGGCTCTTGGTTTCAAGCCTGATTACGCTGAGGCCTGCTGCAATCTGGGTATCATCCTCTTGAAGGAAGCCCGCGTGGACGAAGCCATCCGCCACCTCCAGGCGAGCATCCGGATAAAACCAGACTACGTCGTCGCTCGCTACAATCTCGGCAATGCCCTCGCCCGCCAGGGGCGCTTGGATGAGGCGGTCGGCGAGTTCCAGGCAGTTCTCAGCCTCCAGCCCCACCATGCCGACGCTCGCAAACGCCTGGAGATGGCGATGGCCGCCCTTGCGGCTATTCCCCGGCAGCCTGCAGCCGCCACCAACCGTTGA